In the Mesoplodon densirostris isolate mMesDen1 chromosome 11, mMesDen1 primary haplotype, whole genome shotgun sequence genome, CCAGGACGCCTTCCGCCGCCGGGAGCCCTACAACTACCTGCAGAGGGCCTACTACCAGGTGCGCGGCGGCCCGGGCCCCGGGGGTCCTCCTGGAGCTGGTCCAGCTCCCGGGAGGGGCGGCGGGCCAGCGCCCGGACCCGGGTGGGGCTGTGTGGATAGGACCGCGTCTTTGGAGTCCGTCCTATCAAACCGCGACAAACACCCATCGAGGCCGCCGAGGGACAGCCTTGGGAGAGTGGGAGCGAAGTTGGAATGGGTGTCATGCGGCGGGGTGGAAGTAGGTCGGAGATGGAGGGCAGGGGCCTGGAGTTTTAGAAAGTCTTACTGAGACCTACGTGGAGTGACAGCCGCCTCTTCTCAGGAATGAAGGGGGAGGATTAGGGTTGAGATCCGCCGCTGGAGAGAGAGCATGGGGGCGGGTAAGGGGGTGAGAGTGAGCCTTCGCTTGGGGCTGGAGGGAGCTtcggaaaagaaagaggaggaggcgCGGGCCAGGGCTGAGGGGCCCGGTGTCCGGGGCAGGGGCAATGGACACTGCGCTCTACTGGTGCGGTCGCTGTTGCCTAATAATGCCTACGTGGCCGGGGAAGGGGGGCGCTGGTCACACACACCTCAGCTCAGGGTCCTAGAGCCCAGCGGCTTTTGCTGGTTGCTCGGGTCACCTCTACTTCCGCACCTCACTTAGCCATCACTTCCACTTCGTCTCTCCAACGAGGTCCCTCTGCCCATATCCCACCCACTCCAGTCTTCAGACCCCGCTTCCGCTTCCGTAGCTACCAGACTCCTGAGAGCCCCAACATACGGGGGGTCTGGAGGTTGGGTGGTGGGCAGTTCTCACCTACCGGTCTTCCAGAAGGCTCTGGGCCAGTGCCAGGTGTgtctggggtggggaggctggggaggaggcgGAGTCTGACACCCCTACCCCAGGGCTGACTCCCTCATCCTCCCCGCTTATCAGCTGAAGAAGTTGGACCTGGCAGCAGCCGCAGCGCACACCTTCTTTGTGGCCAACCCAACGCACCTTCAGATGCGAGAGGACATGGCTAAGTACAGACGGATGTCCGGGGTTCGGCCCCAGAGCTTCCGGGACCTGGAGACGCCCCCATACTGGGTGAGACCCTCAGCACGACCCCTGTCCCGCCCCCAGTCTTTGACTGGCTGGATACACAGACCTCGCCGGACTGTGCATTGTCCGCTGGGCATCTGGAAATCTGGGTACCGTCCTCTGTGACCCTGATGGGAAGCCCCTCTCTGGGACTTAGTTTTCTTCCTGAGATTCACAAAGTCCCACGTTCTAACATGTGGGTTCCGAGGCCCACCCTGTATTCCCCAAGGTGACCTGGGACCTGGAGTCCAGGCCCCAAATGagacccacccccctccccttctttctccctcccgCTCTAGTCTGACAACCCTTGCCCCAGGCTTTCAGGTGACTGACCACTCCCCTCCCCGGCAGGCAGCCTATGACACCGGCCTGGAGCTGCTGGGGCACCAGGAAGCAGCACTGGCAGTGCCCTGCCTGGAGGAGGCCCTGCAGGAGAGCCTGGCCCAGGTGGAGAGCTGCCGGGCTGGCTGCGAGGGGCCTGAGGAGCAGCAGAGGGCGGAAGAGGAGGCGGAGGGGACCGGGAGCCAGGGAGGCCTGTATGAGGCCATCGCGGGTAAGGAGCTGGGTGGCGGGGCCTCACGGTGCCCGGGGAGGTGCAGCGCAAGCTGAGTGGCGCACGTGTGTCCCCCGCAGGGCACTGGATAGGGGTCCTGCAGTGCCGGCAGCGCTGTGTGGGGGACACGGCCACACGTCCTGGTCGCAGCTTCCCTGTCCCAGACTTCCTTCCCAGCCAGCTGAGGCGGCTGCACGAGGCCCATGCTCAGGGTCAGTGGGGCAAGGGTGAGCCCTGGGGGTGACTGAGGTGGGAAACGGGGAGAGTGAAGGTTTGTCTCTGATGGTATCCTgagccccatccctccctccctccgtctgtCTCTGCACCTGTAGTTGGTCAGGGCTCCATGGGGACCACCTCCACCTCAGGAGGACGCTCGCTCTCCTTTGGTGCCGTTGTGGAAAGCTCGGAGATGGGTCACAGGGCTCCTGTCCTTGCTGTTTCTCACCTTCCTttgttctctcctctcttcctcccctctgAACTCTGCCCACACAGCTCAGGTATGTTCCAGTAAGCTTTGGAAAGCAGCACGGGATGAGCCTGTCTGCTGGGTGGGATGGGGTCCTGGGAGGCCACCTTCtccgtctctgcctctgtcccccTGGCTTCTTGCCTCTGCCCAGGGATCACAGCGGTGTCCGGTCTCTGGGTCCCACCCCCTGCTATTCTCTGTCTCCAGTAGGGAATCTGTCCCAGGCTGTGGAAAATGTGCTGAGCGTCCTCCTCTTCTACCCGGAGGATGAGGCTGCCAGGAAGGCTCTGGACCAGTACCAGGCCCAGCTAGGAGACCCAAGACGTGGCCTCGGGCCAAGAGAGGTAGCCCCTCCACACTCACCCTGTGAGGTAGCCCGAAATCAAACAGGTATACTGGAGAAGTCACCTGGATCCCGCCCCCCATTCTGGCCAAAGGCGACCCCAAGTCCAGCATCTGCTCGGTCtccactccctgccccccactgcAAGCTCTACTTCTGAGTCCAAGCACCAGCCCAGCCCTCTCCCGTTAACCTCACCCCTGCCTGCCCCCACCTAGCACAAGTGCACATgtgcacaacacacacacacacacacacactaccccCAGTCTGACTCCCGACACCCTGAAGCTGCTGAAGGAGGCGGCTTGAGCCGAGGGGCACAGCCAAGGTTAGGGAGCCTGCGGGCTCCCCTGCCCTTCTCCAGCCTTAACTTCCCTGACCCCCACTCCCCCCCCCCCGCTGTCCCCCTTCTCCAGGACATCCGGCGCTTCGTCCTTCGATCCCTGGGGGAGAAGAGACAGCTCTACTatgccgtggagcacctgggGGCCAGCTTCAAGGATCCCGTGAGTGACCCCACTGCTCCCCGCCCGCCCCCAGGAGAGGGACAGCAGTAGCGCCCTCTGTGGATGTGCCACATCCGTTCCCAACAGCGTTTCCCATTTCTCCATAACCCTTCGAGGGTTGGAGAGGACTCTGTGTCCCAGCGTCACAGGGACAGAGGCAGGCACCTGTAGTTAACGACGGCTTTGGGGTCATGCAGGCCTAAATGTTGGTCTCTCTGCCACGAACAAGCTCTGGACCTTCACTTGCCTCGGCCtcaatttccttacctgtaaaatgggaacatcgCACTCATCTCATAGCCCCGTTGAAGCCACGTCGCTTGCTCCGAAGTACAGAAAACTCTGTCGCGGCTGCTATTCTTCCTCTTTGTTGTAGTTGTGAAAGGGAACCAAAGGGCAGAGGTTATTCTCGCTGGTGCTACAGTGTAAGGCAGCTTCCTCAACCTGTTTGCCGCTATTGCCATTTTGGACCAGATACTTCCTAACTGGGAGAAGGGGGCTGTCCAGGCAACGTAGGACCGTGTAGGCCAGCTTACCCGGCCTCTGCCCAGTAGATGTCGCTAGCACTCCCTGAGTCATGACAATCAAAACTGTTTGCAGACATTGCGACGTCCCCTAACGGGCAAATCTCCCTGTTTGGAAACCGTTGGTTAAATCCCAACTCTGTCCCTTatcagctgtgtggtcttgggcatgTTACTTTACGTCTCTGTGTCTCAGAGTCCTCTCAACTGCAAAATGGGCACATTACTACGACCTGTTTGACAAGACTATTGTGAACTTTAAATGATAAGTTCCACATCCATGTGTAAAGCTCTTAGAATAGCACCTGGCAAACAGTGCTACGTCAggtgttgttgttattattatcattattattgcaGACTTTGGCCCAGTGCCCAGTGCCCGGGGCTCCCGACAATGAGTCCAGGGCTTTCTCCACCTCCACCTTCCCCTCTGGAAGCAGGAGGACCTTAATGTGGTAGCTCAGGGTCTACCGTCAGGGATTCAGGGGCGGACTTGATGGGTGATGGCGCTTTTCCTGACTGTCCCAGGATCCCTGGACCCCAGCAGCTTTCATCCCTGAGGCCCTTAGAGAAAAACTCAGGTAGGAGGTGCCTTGTGGTGGGAGGGGCGTGGCCTGAGCTGGAAGGGGAGGGATGGGTCCTGGGGAAGATGGGTCTGGCCTGTGCGTCCGCTGAGCATGTCTCTCACCCCTGAGAGAGGATCTGGAGAAGAGGCCGTGGGACCATGAGCCTCCACAGCCGAAGCCCTTGACTCACTGGAAGGGTGAGTTCCTGGGACAGCAGGAGACAGGATTCTGGAGGGTCTGGGGGCTGCCAGCTACTGCTGGGCCTGCTCTCAGGGGACCCTCAGCCCCGGTCCTGTCCCTCCCCGGCAGATGTCCTCCTCCTGGAGGGGGTAACCCTGACCCAGGACGCGAGGCAGCTGAATGGGTCGGAGCGAGCGGTGCTAGACGGGCTGCTCACCCCAGCTGAGTGCGGGGTGCTCCTGCAGCTGGCCAAGGTGAGAAGACCTGTAGGGGGGGGCACTGCCGCTACTTGGGGACCCGCTGGCACAGCTGCCTGCCCCCTTGCTCTTGGCCTGcgccctgtcctgccctccctgacTCTCCAGCGGGGACTGTGTTCGCCACTGCCTCCCCGCTGGGGACAAGTTCCTTTTCCTCTTAACTTAGCTGACGTGGGCTGGTCATTTTACAGAAGGATTTTGCGAGAACCTGATAGGAAGAACAAAATACAAAGCATAAATGCATCAGAAAGGGTGAGTGCACAGGTGAAGATTCCTTGGTTGGCCGAGAGCTCAGTTATTGGCTCGGCAGACATGCAGGCTGTTTCTCCATCATCGCATCCCCTCCTAGGTTGGGGGGGATGATCTGTATTCACCAGGTTGAGTCTGCCATTTTATGAAGCTTCAGTCTCACTCTGGGCTAGCGTTTCTTTGACGCAcgctctttgagaccctgctgtACACTGGAAATGCCTGGGTTCCAGGGGGAGGTAGATGAACACAGACCGTGCATTTGGGAGCTCAGTGTATAGAGGAGGAATCAGGCATGGAGACATAATCAGAGTGGGTGGTGAGTTTGATGAAAGAAGTCTGTACAGGGTACtcacccagggacttccctggctatccagtggttaagactccaaacttccactgcagggggcttgggttcgatccctggtcggggaactaggatcccgcgtGGAGATGCAAAGTCACGGAAGGCTTACTGGAGGGGCTGGCATTTGAGCTCAGTCTTAAGGATGAGTTAACCAAACAGAGCGGGAAGGAAAGTCAGGCTGCAAGGGAGAAGAGCAAGGGGGGTTCTGGGAACCGCAGTGGAGCACAGGAGTTAAGAACATGGGCCAGTCCCAGCAGGgattacctgtgtgaccttgggcaatgtATTTTAACATCTGTGAGCCTAGTTTCCTCTCTATGAAACGGGGCTAAATGCAGCGGTTATGTTGTAGGGTTGCtgtggttgctgtgaggattaaatgagttagaaCATGGTAAAGCTCTTGGAAGAATGTGGAAATAGTATGATCTATTGCTATTAACATCAGGCCGTATATTATCCAGAGGCAGTTTAGGGTGGAGGCCCAGGAGAGATGGGGAAGGGCCTCTGTACCCTaccaaggagtttggactttatttgTGGACGGCTTTCTGAAGGATTTAAGGAGGGGTGGACTTTTGTCTTCCTGCAGAACCTCCAAGGGCAGGGTCTGGAGCCCTCATCCTGTAGGACTGGGAGCTCCCTCTAGTGGCAGTGTGGAGAATGCAGCGGGAGAGGGAAGTGAGGGGGAGCTTCTGGGATGATTGCAAGAGGGCCGCTGCCCTAGGTTAGGTTCTCATTTCAAGGGAATGAAGATGGGGACAGATGAGAAATACTTAGAAagtcaaagaaagagaaattgaggactAAATCTATTTGGAAGATGAGGAAAGAATGGAGTCAAGGATAACTCCCAAGTATCAGACCTTTCTGTTCCTTGATTACACTAAACTCATTCtggccccaggacctttgcatttGCTATTTCTGCTGCCTGGAACATTTTTTCTCTCAGCTATTCCTTCATATCATTTGGTTTCAATGTAGATGTCACCTCATCACTTAGCTGTCCCCTGACCCCTGCTGGGGCACTCTCGGGGTTGTAACCCTGCTTTAATTTTCCATGTAACACTTATCACCGTCTGAATTgatctggtttgtttgtttgtttattatctcAAAATATAAACCCTGCTGGAACTTTTCATGTTCACAGTTGagtccacagtgcctggcacatagcagatgctcagtgcctactgaatgaatgaatgaataaaagaatagagGGTTAGATGGCTTGAGTGGCCAGGTAGCCTCTATGTGAACCTCTCAGAGATGAGGCTTAAATACGGGGTAATTAGATAGTGGTACCTTGAGTTTCAAAAAGCAgacagaatagaaaaaagaaagaaaaagcagacagTAGGTGTCAGGAAAGGGACCCTCAGATACTAGGAGACCCCCAGTAGATAAGAGTCATGTAGGCAGTTGGGTAACTGGGACTTAGCATCAAGGGCCTTAAATTCTCCAAGAGCATGTAAGGTGAGAAGGGATGGAGGAGAGACACCTTGGCTGATGCCTCGTCCCTACCTTGAGTCAGCCAGGACCTGTCCCGACTGTCGAACCTCCTGCCAGCGTCCTTTTTCAGAGAAACTCCCCTATTCTCGGCCCATCGGGATGAGTGATCAagcccctcctgcccccttccccagctGTCCTCAGCTCTCAGGGCCCCTTCCCCACTGTAGGAAGCTCTCCAGAGTTCTGTGCACAGTCCCTTCTGCGAGTGGGGTTCCAGATCTTTACCAGGAGTGACAACACAGACGCGGAGATAGTCGTTCTCTGGGAAAGGGCAGCAGCTCAGAGAACTCCGGGAGCTTCTAGCCTCTTCCAGGGCGttgggagggttggagggaaggCCATGTGGCCCTGTGGGCAGTGAGGTGGGCGATAGCCCGGGGCCGGGGAGGGTGACTCCCCAGCCAACCCCCTCCCTGCTTAGGACGCGGCTGAGTCTGGAGCCAGGTCCGGCTATCAGGGCCGCCGCTCCCCACACACTCCCCACGAACGCTTCGAGGGGCTCACGGTGCTCAAGGCCGCCCAGGTGAGAGGAGGCCCCCGGGCCCTGGCCTGATGCCAGAACTGGAGAGGAGGGCCGGGCATCTCCTGGGGAGGGCTCTCCCGGGACCGAGGGTAGCCAAGTCCTCGGCCCAGGGTTGAGGAGGGGCTTCCAGACCGAGGGGCCCGTGTTGCCATCATGGAGCAGTTGGGTGGATGGGCGCCCCCACACCGTGGGTGGAGGGCAGTGGAagtggggcgggggcaggggccaCCCTTCCAGTGCCTCCCCCTTCCCGGCCCTTCCTTCTCTGCTGGCAGCTGGCCCGGGCTGGGACTGTGGGCAGTCAGGGTGCCCAGCTGCTTCTGGAGGCGAGCGAGCGCGTGCGGAGCCTGACACAGGCCTACTTCTCCCCGGACCGGACCCTGCACCTCTCCTTCACCCACCTGGTGTGCCGTAGTGCCATAGAAGGTAACCGCCAGGGACCCTGCCGCTCCGCCCCAGCCTCGGGGCCCCTCGGGGCCGGCGCACCGCACACCttccgcagccccagccctgtgCGTCCCAGTCTTCACTGCACGAGGACTGACTCCCCTGCCCAGGCCGGGGCCCGGCTGTGACCCCGGAGCTGCAGGGTGGGTGTCGGTGGGCAGGCACCGGGGCACCCACCAGGCCCCTTCCCTTCCCAGGAGAGCAGGCGCAGCGCATGGACCTGAGCCACCCGGTGCACGCAGACAACTGTGTCCTGGACCCTGACACGGGGGAGTGCTGGCGGGAGCCCCCGGCCTACACCTACCGAGACTACAGGTGGGCGGCCCTCCAGGGGTCAGGCAGGGGGGCCTGGGCGGGGGTCTCACCGCCTCCTGTCTTCCTGCCTCCCCAGCGGACTCCTCTACCTCAACGATGACTTCCAGGGCGGCGACCTGTTCTTCACAGAGCCCAACGCCCTCACCGTCACGGTAAATGGGGGTTGGGTTGGGGGTGGACAGGGAGcccagctgtgggctcaggattCCCAGAGGCAAATGCACGGAAGTGGCTGGGGCCGCCTTAGCCCTCTCCTTCCCTGGCCTCCCCAGCGCCTCCCACCACTTGTGTGTTCAGGGGCTCTCCTAGCCCCTCCCAGGAGACCTCCAAGGGGCCCCTCCAGGCCCTCCTAAAGGAGGGCGGGTGAAGCACAGGACCCCAAGCCCCTATTCCAGGTACAAGCTTGGGGCTAGGATCGGTAGAAGAGCGGAGCAGTGCTTTTTCACTGTGCATCGCTCTGCCTTATCCAATAACTTCCTTCTCTGCTCACCACCTGTAATCCAAGCTCTCTTTGGGGTGGAAAAGTGTCCTCAAGATCCTTATGCCCAGAACCCAGAGTCTGGTACTGGGCTCGTGCCTTCAGGTGGCTTCACACCTGGTACAAAGAGTTGGCCAGGAAAAGTCAGGGCACTGGGGTGGATGGAGGTCCCTTCTCCCTTTGGCTCCAACTCCTCTAGCCTCAGTCCGGCACTTGTGCTCCCCAAGTGGAGGCCCATTTCCCATTTGCCCCCAGACAGCCCCTGAGTTACGGAGGGGAAGTGGTGGGCAAGAGAGCTGCCTTCTTTGGGCCCCCTACCCCCGTCCTACTCCAGGGACTCAGGGCCAGGTTTTCCGAGGGCCCCTCCCTGGAGCTGAATCCGCCGTGGCCCGCCAGGCGCAGGTCCGTCCTCGCTGTGGGCGCCTCGTGGCCTTCAGCTCCGGCGTGGAGAATCCCCATGGTGTGTGGGCCGTGACGCGGGGGCGGCGCTGCAGCCTGGCGCTGTGGCACACGTGGGCCCCCGAGCACGGGGAACAGGTGAGGAGGAGCGAGCGGGGTAGCCGTGTGAGGGGTGGGCAGGCTGACGGGTAAGGCGCAGGGGCTGAGTTGAGCCAGGGAGGGGCCTTGGGGCAGGGTGGATGCAGGAGATCAGGCCAGACCCTCCACTCCACGCCCCCCCCAGGAGTGGACCGAAGCCAAAGAGCTACTGCAGGAgccagagaaggaggagggagaagggatgcCCAGCAGAGACCCCGCCCCAGAACCCCCCAGCCACAGGCTTCAGCGGGTCCAGGACAAAGCTGGGAAGCCGCCTCGGGTCCGAGAGGAGCTGTGAGGGGCTGAGCCAGCTCCTTGGGGATGTGGCCTCTTGACTTGTGGGGGGTCTGCCTTGATGCCAAGACCCCCAAGAAGTCCCCACGTAACGGGAGCAGAACAGCGAGCTCTCCGTCCCTGCACGCCCGCCAGCCTGGGGATCACAAGGGCCGTGCAGCCCTGGACTCAGAGGACACTGCACAGACTAGCCTGGGGAGCCAGGCCTGGGCCCAGCTGACGGACCTCCAGCCCTAGGACAGACAGAAGACGCGATGCTGCCGCCGTGGAGAGAAACGGCCGGGGGTAGGGCCCGACTGCTTTCAATGAGGCGGATGAGAGGGAGGGTCACCCCACTGCCCGCTCCCCGCCCGTCAATAAAGATCCTGAAGACCCCTCAGCCGGGGCCCAGTCAAGTGTGTCGCAGCAGTTTCCCTGGCGGCTGGAGGGTGGAGAGGCTGTGACCAGCCAGGGAGGACAGGTATCGTGGGCCTCCCAGAGGCAGGGCCTCTCCAGCCTGTGATTTGTCAGGGAACTCTCGGCCACCTGCTCCCCTCGTGCAGATGAGCCCTCACCCTGACAGCTGCTCCTTGGGCCTCCTGCTCTAAGCCCTGTCTTCCCTCTCCGAGCTTGCCTGGGGCTCCGGGCAGCCTCGTCCCTCTGGTGCTTGCCTTCTCAGCCCCAGCAGGACCCTGTGAGTCCTGGGGGACAGCAGTGGGCCCAGCCCCGGATGGGAGCAGGGGACAGGGTTGCCCTCCACTTGCCATTCTTTTCTCCACCCAGAGCTGGGCCAGGCCTGTCCATCCTCCTCTCTGGAGCCCCCGGACCTTCCCCCTCTACCCAGGGATCAGACCCTGGGGGCAGCTGGTTGGGGCTTGTCCAGAAGAAGGATTATCCAGATCAGTCCCTTCTAATCTCAGCTCCGGCCTACGTCCTCCCCGTACTCACCGTAACCCTCTCCGCGCCCCACCCGGAGCTAAGGCACACAGTTTTGGGTATTGACAGTGGGCTGTCTCTCACCCTCATTCTCTGGCTCCTGGACTGGTTGCTAGCCAGGCCCTGACTGCCAAGATCATCGCCACTGGTGGGGGCCAGGGCCTggggcgcccccccccccccccccgccggaGCTGTGGTCGTGCTGCTCCTTTGCGCCCCTCCCAAACCCAGCCCTTAATCCTCACAGCTTTGCTCTAATCCTATGGGGCCTGAtgctctgccctctgcctggagaCTGGCCGGGGAAGCACCcacaccccttcctccctccgGGGCTCGTCACGGGGGCTGCTTCTCCGTGGAGTCCTGCACTCCTGCTGCCCACCCCCCCCAACCTGGGCTGGGCCCAAGCCTCTCGGAAGCCACACGCCTCCCGCCCtgtcctctccccccaccccggccagCTGACTTCATTTGCCTGACGTCGTTGGCCCTACCCTTCCCTGTCagtgcccccccgccccccacccccagccggggccaggccaggccagctcCCCTGGCAGCAGAGCCGGGGCAGGTGACGGGCGGGCGTCGCAGCTGAGGGAGCGAGGAGAC is a window encoding:
- the P3H3 gene encoding prolyl 3-hydroxylase 3 isoform X3: MFRFLRWLPLLLLLPPPGSPEPPGLAPLSAGAPPQAPDLLYADGLRAYAAGAWAPAVALLREALRSRAALGRARRDCAARCAAEPGAAFPALLPASPGPDSGPGAARGAWEPLLLRAALRRAECLTQCGARRLGPGGAARLRVGRALQDAFRRREPYNYLQRAYYQLKKLDLAAAAAHTFFVANPTHLQMREDMAKYRRMSGVRPQSFRDLETPPYWAAYDTGLELLGHQEAALAVPCLEEALQESLAQVESCRAGCEGPEEQQRAEEEAEGTGSQGGLYEAIAVGNLSQAVENVLSVLLFYPEDEAARKALDQYQAQLGDPRRGLGPREDIRRFVLRSLGEKRQLYYAVEHLGASFKDPDPWTPAAFIPEALREKLREDLEKRPWDHEPPQPKPLTHWKDVLLLEGVTLTQDARQLNGSERAVLDGLLTPAECGVLLQLAKDAAESGARSGYQGRRSPHTPHERFEGLTVLKAAQLARAGTVGSQGAQLLLEASERVRSLTQAYFSPDRTLHLSFTHLVCRSAIEGEQAQRMDLSHPVHADNCVLDPDTGECWREPPAYTYRDYSGLLYLNDDFQGGDLFFTEPNALTVTAQVRPRCGRLVAFSSGVENPHGVWAVTRGRRCSLALWHTWAPEHGEQEWTEAKELLQEPEKEEGEGMPSRDPAPEPPSHRLQRVQDKAGKPPRVREEL
- the P3H3 gene encoding prolyl 3-hydroxylase 3 isoform X1, which gives rise to MFRFLRWLPLLLLLPPPGSPEPPGLAPLSAGAPPQAPDLLYADGLRAYAAGAWAPAVALLREALRSRAALGRARRDCAARCAAEPGAAFPALLPASPGPDSGPGAARGAWEPLLLRAALRRAECLTQCGARRLGPGGAARLRVGRALQDAFRRREPYNYLQRAYYQLKKLDLAAAAAHTFFVANPTHLQMREDMAKYRRMSGVRPQSFRDLETPPYWAAYDTGLELLGHQEAALAVPCLEEALQESLAQVESCRAGCEGPEEQQRAEEEAEGTGSQGGLYEAIAGHWIGVLQCRQRCVGDTATRPGRSFPVPDFLPSQLRRLHEAHAQGQWGKVGNLSQAVENVLSVLLFYPEDEAARKALDQYQAQLGDPRRGLGPREDIRRFVLRSLGEKRQLYYAVEHLGASFKDPDPWTPAAFIPEALREKLREDLEKRPWDHEPPQPKPLTHWKDVLLLEGVTLTQDARQLNGSERAVLDGLLTPAECGVLLQLAKDAAESGARSGYQGRRSPHTPHERFEGLTVLKAAQLARAGTVGSQGAQLLLEASERVRSLTQAYFSPDRTLHLSFTHLVCRSAIEGEQAQRMDLSHPVHADNCVLDPDTGECWREPPAYTYRDYSGLLYLNDDFQGGDLFFTEPNALTVTAQVRPRCGRLVAFSSGVENPHGVWAVTRGRRCSLALWHTWAPEHGEQEWTEAKELLQEPEKEEGEGMPSRDPAPEPPSHRLQRVQDKAGKPPRVREEL
- the P3H3 gene encoding prolyl 3-hydroxylase 3 isoform X2 produces the protein MFRFLRWLPLLLLLPPPGSPEPPGLAPLSAGAPPQAPDLLYADGLRAYAAGAWAPAVALLREALRSRAALGRARRDCAARCAAEPGAAFPALLPASPGPDSGPGAARGAWEPLLLRAALRRAECLTQCGARRLGPGGAARLRVGRALQDAFRRREPYNYLQRAYYQLKKLDLAAAAAHTFFVANPTHLQMREDMAKYRRMSGVRPQSFRDLETPPYWAAYDTGLELLGHQEAALAVPCLEEALQESLAQVESCRAGCEGPEEQQRAEEEAEGTGSQGGLYEAIAGHWIGVLQCRQRCVGDTATRPGRSFPVPDFLPSQLRRLHEAHAQVGNLSQAVENVLSVLLFYPEDEAARKALDQYQAQLGDPRRGLGPREDIRRFVLRSLGEKRQLYYAVEHLGASFKDPDPWTPAAFIPEALREKLREDLEKRPWDHEPPQPKPLTHWKDVLLLEGVTLTQDARQLNGSERAVLDGLLTPAECGVLLQLAKDAAESGARSGYQGRRSPHTPHERFEGLTVLKAAQLARAGTVGSQGAQLLLEASERVRSLTQAYFSPDRTLHLSFTHLVCRSAIEGEQAQRMDLSHPVHADNCVLDPDTGECWREPPAYTYRDYSGLLYLNDDFQGGDLFFTEPNALTVTAQVRPRCGRLVAFSSGVENPHGVWAVTRGRRCSLALWHTWAPEHGEQEWTEAKELLQEPEKEEGEGMPSRDPAPEPPSHRLQRVQDKAGKPPRVREEL